ttcagttgtgggccgacacctggcagatgaaattcaatgtggacaagtgcaaggtattacatgcaggtaaaattttccactgtaattacactatgggaggaatagaactagatgaagtaacgcatgagaaagacctaggactatgtggactcctcactttctccatacaaacaatgtggggaagcaataaaaaaaggcaaacagagtgttagggtatattgtcaaaagtgtagaatttaaaacaagggcagtgatgttcagactgtacaatgcactagttagagctcatctggatatagggaatatattttggaagaatggtgttcatccctccagtccagagactcgtagaatctgtaccaagagcattgaagctgttctggcggctcttggtggcccaacaccttactgagacactttatgttgggttttccattaatttgtcacccgtctgtagatttttttctttcatattttattgtgtttatttaaattcttTGCGGTATCTGTAAATGCTATAGCAACACTTAAACTTGCCGTACCAATAAAGCTCATTTTGACTCAATAGTGCACACTCTCACATACTCCCGTACCTGCTCCTGCACACGCtatcaccccccccaccccaccccaccccaccccaccctcactccctctccctgACCTGTGCCATCTTGCTGAAGTCCAGGCAGGGCCGCAGTGCGCAGTGCAGCTGTCCATCTGCGTCCCTGCGCCTCTTCACCCCTGGTCTGCGCAGGTGCAGGTAGCAAGGTTGCGACTGGCTGCGTGGGCGGGGAAGGGTGCTGCGTGCTGAGGAGGGTGAGGGCGGGGGGGGGTTGTACAGCAGtggagggggcgggggtggggggggcgccTGCAGGAGGCGGGAGGCGTCTTCCTGGATGTGcactggagagagggagaaccgCCGGCGGCAGGAGGATGAGGGGGAGGGCGAGGGCAGCGAGGAGGGGGCGGGAGGCGGCAGCGGGAAGGGGGCATAGAACAGTGGGGAGGAGGAGGCGCTGGTGGTTGAGGGGGGAGAGGggaagaagcagcagcagccgtgGGGAGCCCCTGCCACGCCACCCCCATCCCGCCCCCCCAGCACCCCACCCTCGGTGTCCCAGACCGGGGCACCCCAGGGCAGGGGGGAGTCCGGGGAGGAGAGGGCCAGGCTATGGAAAGGGGGGGAGTACAGGGCAGCTCCAGGGGGGGCCCCCTGCCCCCGCTgggcccccacccccccctgcAGTGGACAGGACGCCCCTCGGCGCCCCTTCACTGGAGTCCAGATCTTTGACCCCAGGGGCTGCCAAGCCAGGGAGGGTGGGAGCGGGGGAGGGCAGCTGGACAGGTCCTCGGGCACGGACAGCGAACGGCAGTGGCGCttggggggcgggggcgggggcgggggtgggggtgggggcaggaGGGGCAGAGGGAGGGGGCTGCGGTGGTTGCTGAGGCAGGAGAGGTCCGTCGTCGAGGAAGAGGAGGCGAGGCCGGCGCcgctgtggttgttgttgttgcggTTCCCGGGCAGCGGGAGGCAGTGGGTGGAGACGCAGAGGCTGCGGGCGGTGGCGGTAGCACCAGAGGtggtgctgttgttgttgtggtcgTTGCCGCCAGTTACAGACGCCACTGGGATTGCAGGGAGGGGGAGGCTGTTGCCAGGAGATGGGAGGAAACTGGGGTCGTCTTGAAGGGGGCTGGGCTGGGGGGGGGCAGAGCGCCAACAACTgtcatctacagagagagagggagagagagagaaaaggtgaTATATTTGCATGCTTTATTGACattagaaaagtatttgattcaaCCTCGCATCAAGGACTGTTCTACAAGCTCCTTCACAGCAGTGCAGGGGTAACGTCTATGACATTATCAAGTAAATGTACTCGGAGAACAAATGCAGAGTGAAAATTGGCAACAAAAGATCAGAGGGGTGAAACAGGTCTGCAGCCTGAGTGGAAAAGCTTGTGTTTCTACCCAATGAAAGCACACCCCTCTGAAATGGCAATGCCCTTTCTTAGAGATCAAGGATAATTTTTAATTAGATCAGCTTTTCATAGGGAACGAGTACTGAGAGATCGCCAAGATAATTTGCATTATTCACATGTTTTCCTATTTGAGCACTATAGATTCAATCGGCAAGGTATAATTTACCTAATAAATCTACTTGAGTGGTACATTACCAAACCACCCGGCCCGCGCAGCTGTGCTTAGACAGTAACACAGACTATCTATGCAGGGCTGTGCTTTTTTTGCAAGTGGCACATTCCTATACTCAGTTCAAAATATCAGCAAAGCTGCTGCTACGAGGCTATATGCAATTTAATGAATATGTAATCCTATTATTATAGTTTTATAGACTACATTATTATGCAGAGATCCACAAAGTTATTGGTGCTGTACAGTCAGATCCACATCAAGGCACCTCGGGACCAAATGATTTCCTGTTCACAAAATCTGACTCATTTCACAACATTAATGTACAGGTGCTTATGACGTTAATGAGAATTCTAATGACAATTATACCATGTCTGTGCTAGACAGTAGGGTATCAGATTTTGATCATCCATGACTTGACCTCAGTTATTCCCATATGATTTATGACTGCACCTGCCTCATTTCAAGTATTGAAGCCAAGTGGCCAGGCTCTGGGCACAACTCAAGAATATTCAGTGTCTACATTTTCTCAGAGATTTGAGGAAGGTTTAGGAAATTCTTATTTGTCAGAAATCATCgcttacatatttgttttatgaagtCACTATGATGGGATAATTTCCTGTTAATTTGGCTAAAAAGGCCAAGTAACCATTTATATAAGACAGACTAATTTGTACAACATAATACTGaagtattatacattttaaaaagaacaatagcaaaatatgaaaacaatagAGAGCCAACGATTCTGATGCAGCAAACTCTCAGTCCATGTTATATTCCATAACTACAAAAATTGCAGATTTAAATTGGATGCGTGTGAAATTATAATGGGGTAAATACAGcctgtgtaataaaaaatatatatacatttataatgaaGCGATTTTTGCAATGCTTCCTTTCTGGACTTTGTGGCggcggcggcagcagcagcagcactgttGCATTTAGCTGCAAAACCGTCTTTATATTCTTCAAAATTTTCCATTGCTCCATCAGGCTGACAAGTTGCTCCCTGTTTTGACATCATCTCATGCGGATCAGTGTTTCTGTGCTCCGCAATCCTCCCTTGCGAGGCAGCAGGAGTTCACGCAAGCACCTGGATTTCTTAAGTTGGGATCCAGTTAACGAGACAAGTTTAGCCTCTATTCAGCTTCGAGGAATGGACATAGCCTGACTTAAATTATCGGATTATAGTTTCTCAATTGATTTGacacattttctgaaacaaaCTTAACATTCTTCAAAACTCTACAATCCTCACATCACGTGGTACATTCAGCACAACACTATTTCACCTGCAAAAGGCAATACCTCAATCAAAATAATTAACTcatgtttcaaatgtaaataaatgaatagatcAGTCACCAAAACAAAAGATTCCTTTATCATTGCTTAATCCAAGACAGTCAAAATGCCAAGACATAGTCAAATGACAGTGTGATAGTTGCCCACTATAAAATACTGTCAAATTTCGAACTTTTTTATGTAGCCAACTGAATAGTATTGCCGTCAAAAAGTCATGGCAGACACTGTAACttcaacaaaacatttatttatacatttatcaaTACTGTATGTAGCTACCTTTACAGCAAACAGAACATAAACAAGCTTGTACAGCACATAAATATACAAcagcaaaataatataaattaggATCTACAgtatatgtaaaagaaaacagaaaatatgcTGCAAGTTCAGTTTCATGGGTCATGGGACAACCTACAACGCAACATATGCGAGGCTGTCTTTTCCTTGTCCTCTgtacccccctctccccctcaccACACCCTCTAATGCCCCTTCCTCCTGCACCAGCAGGCCCTTGcccctgtctgtctccctcctgCCTGTTCCATATTCTACAATTGTAAAATTCAATCTTGCCCTtgcattataaatgtgtttgagAACTGATAGGTTATGAGTTGCACCTGTAAGCTAAATTTGACAGCATATGCAATTGGttgcaaaatgtaatatttcccCATCTAGCCTAAGTCAATCCATCTGACAACTATTACAACAATACCACATAACTGCTCTTAAACATATATTAGATAGACAAGTTATTGTGACTGCTGGTTGTAAGCATGTAAGGATTTACACAATAAACGTGTATAATTCCATGCAAGAGTAATATCATTCAACAGAAAATGAATGTAAACTATTTTGATCAGCAAGGTTTTCTCAATGCATTTTGTGTGAAAGCAACGAGAAATGACTATAGTCATGTGAACAAATGACCTAATGGTGTGGAGTATTTCATACACTGTTTGACAAAGTTTGATAGTCATTCGACCATTGTGCCAAAGTGATTGAGAAAAACTAATTGAATCTGGCTAACGTCTGGTTAGCCTGAATTAGTTAAACCAGGTAAGAGGAACAACTGGGACAAATGCCCAATCGAGACTCCATATGgagttttgtaaaaaaaaaaattgtgcaaAACCACAGATGCACCCCAAATAATGCATGCAGAGCTGAACTGGGAGTTCTCCCATTAATTATCCCAATCCAGAAGAGAGCAGCCGAATATTGGCCCACCTGAATCAGGCCGACACACAGCCCTGATGAGTAACACGCTCTCCCCAGAGATAGACCCCTGGGCAGCTCATACTGGCACTGCCACTCGGCACTGAGAACAGAGACACTGTACAAAACCCAACCCActacacacacattgacacaaatCTAAAAAATATAGACATTGGAAATTGGAAAAGTTATATTGCATCACAAAGGAGTCATCAGCCCTGAGTAGACAATTCCAAATGGCAGATTTAATAAAGATTAAAAACGcaaaagaaagaccaatgcgGACAGTACAGACTTAGTGACCACAGCAACTTCCTGCTGTCCTGTTTCAAATGCAAACACATGTGGGAGATACTCATGCCTGAATTTAAGAACCATATACCAGAATTTAACCTCCTGTCTGACCACAGTAAAATCCCCATCCTACTGGCAGAGGAGGAGCTGACCACCAGTTCAGCAGCAAAGTATGAATCTGCCTGCCAGAGTGTGAGGGACAGGGGGTCAACACCCTGCCTGCCTCCAGCACACTGGCACTgtcagagggagggaaggagtgcagattatttatttaaaaacaaaaggtcTAAATATTTGTTCTACAATATTTTTCAGTGTTGCTTTGGCAACACCACAgcatcatgccaataaagcttattTGAATTTGAGGGAGAGGCAGGGGGAGGAATAGCACAAAGGGGAGAGAGGCAGAAGGGATGAAGTAGAGGGGGGTAtaggaagagggagagatgaGGGGAACAAATGAAGATTcacaaagagaaggagagagagtagACAGAGGAAGAGAAAATGTGGACACTTTTCAATACACTGCTTCCTTAGAgaacacactgacacgcacacaccctGCACTATAACACTCACACAGCATGACCACACACCCTGCACTACCTCATACAATTATACCCTGCACtactactacacacacacacacacacacacacaccctgcacgagagagagagagagagagatgaacagAGATGGTGACCCGTACCTGGCATCAGGCCATAGGTGTTCCAGCAGACAGCATGGCCGGAGGGGTCAGGCACTGACTGAAACGCAGAGACACAGCGGTCAGTATGGCCCACACACTGaccactgacacacaaacacagacacagaaacacggTTACGTACACACCCCCTCACACGCACCAGGCTCAGTGTGTGGGAGATGCGATGTGCGTGGTCGTCCAGGCTCTGATTCTGCAGCTGCTCTGTGATGAGGGTCACCATGGCGGTGGGGGTGTGGGGAGGGGAGCTGGGGGGGCGTGGGTCGGTCTGCCTGTGTCGATCTGTCTGTCCGTCAGTCTGCGAGCACGGCACTGGCTCCGCCCCCTCCTCTGGGCCAGGCCGGCCCCCAccttactgacacactgacatcaCTGAGGGATCGGCATCACTATAgcctgagagaggagagagagaaatatgatCATTGTACACACTATTATTCATTATTCGTTTTCTTGTTACtgtgtttgatttaaaaaaaagttaatgcatgcatattatttttaatgtcattttAGAAAAcgggatttattttatttttccatatatatgtaatgtttcattgctttggcaacactgcaaATTCGTCAGGACAGCGAGAGAGCTGTACAATTGTAAAGTCAAGTCACACCCTCACacttcacacacacgcactcacacatgATCATCACTGCTGTAAAAAACAACTGCACACCACACTGGATAAAAGCAGGTTACCCCGTGGAAGAAGCATCAAATACACCAACACTTTTTGCAAATGTAAATGTACTGATCACACGACCAAATCGAGACCCGAGATCGGAACCGCGACCTTCACACGGGCCGGCCCGGAGACGGGTCTAGCCGGTTACCTTAgttacagagggagggagagagagagagagagagagagacgtatATAGAATTGCCGAGAAGGCCCTGTTATGGTCTAATGTAATTAAACGtcataagcattctcttaaccaaaacacactcactcactcactcagacagacagacacgcacacacgtgTAGACCGGGCACAGACGCACAGCCGGGCAGGACAGCAGCGCCCCAATGCCGCCACACGAAGCTAATCGATATCGCTATTTATAGCCGCCGCGCATTCATTCCCACCCTGTAACCGAGCGAGCGGCGCAGCCCGATCACAGCCATGGCGGGGTCAATGCCTTACCCGTGTGCGCTCACACAACATGCACACTATACACCCGTGTGCGCTCACACGTACACAGTACCAGACTCCCCGACCATTTATACACCCGTGTGTGCACACAACATAAACAATGTCCGTCTGTGCCTCTATACGCACACACCCGGCGTACAGAGGCTCTACAGGGTGTGCGCCAACACTGCTGCATCCCAGCCGACAGcaggaaaacaaaccacaaCTGGATCCGTATCCTTGTGAGCCACAGTAACAAACCGCCTCACCGTCTTGCGATTGTCAGTCATGTTCCTCCCCAGGGCCGAGGCTCAGAAACCCCCCTGTCGCAGCGTGTGGATCATTagcgccacacacacacagacacacacacacacacacacacacacagacacacacacagacacacacacagacacacacacagacacacacacagacacacagacacacagacacacacacagacacacacagacacacagactcacacacacacagacagacacacagacacacacacacacacagacacacagacacacacacacacacagacacacagactcacacacacacacacacacacagacacacacacagacacacacagacacacagacacacacacacacacagacacacagactcacacacacacacacacacacagacacacacacagacacacacagacacacagactcacacacacacacacacacacagacacacacacagacagactcacacacacacacacacacacagacacacacacacacacacacacgaacgcCTTTACAAACTGCAGACAGGGGCTCAGGACCCGATCTTTAGGACTACACACTCGTGAACATGTCGGTCAAAGTGAGTTCACCGCCTGCggccgggccgggccgggccgggccgggTCGGGTCGGGTCGGGTCGGGTCGGGTCGGTTCGGTTCGGTGTCGGCAGGCAGCGAGAGCGCGCGTCCGCATTTACCTGCCCGAAGCGTCTCCTTAGCAACCGAGAGGAGCACGGAGCAAGCGCAGGCCTCGCACGCTCCTTAAATAGCGCCGGGACGGACCAAGTCAGAGGGGGGGCTCCCCTCGGGCTGCTCCTAAATCAAAGCGCACATTGCCTTGCAcgattaaaaacatatatgaaatgtattaacTAGAAGTAATATGGTCCATGTTTGCGGTTTCTCGAGTGTCGTGTCGTTTCCTTTCCCTGCGATTAAGTTGAGATTCCTACTGTCACTACCCAAAACACAGTTCGTTCGCCCAAGATGAGCGACAGGAACTGGAAGAAAATGTCGGGGGGCGACATTTAACAGTCTTAAACGTCGGACGTCGACGCGTATTTATAGCTTAAtgttttttataattaatataatggaCCACTTATAGTGTAAATATGTTGACATTTTGTGTGGATTTGTGCACCAATTGTGCAGTTCCTGGCCTTTTATCCATAACCCCAACATCACCCCCATGTTCAAGTGGggggtaaaataataaatgtttggGCCGATTGGAAAAAATAAGAGCGCTGGAATTCTGGGTAATGTGGTTTGAAGGAGCCGTAGCCCGGTGTGTAGTTTTGCCAAAGTCACCGTAAAATCACAGATGTGTGGAACTTCAAACGTCATATCCGACAGAGAATATCCTAGTAAGGAAAGCCGAGCCGCCGCCCGGCACAGGAGCACAGCGAGCCCCGCCGGAGCCGCACTTCCCCGCACAGCTACACATTCAAAGCACAACGGCATCCTCGCCCAAAGTCAAAGTAACTACTTCCTCAAGACCCCTTTCACCCAAACCCCCCGCAGCAGCTTCTCACTTCCAAACACTTGTTAAAATAAAGTCTTTGAGACAGCCATTGCAGATTCCTTGATTTTAGTTACAAGTTTTATTACACTGCTTACAATGGAACTCAAGGGCCCCAACAGCTGAGGGCAGGAAAGACAAAACAGAAAGAGGAGAAAACAgcacaggggaaaaaaaaggcagtGGATTTCTCACCCTCTTCATTGGCGTCCGTTTTTACAAAAACGAGGAAAGAGGCTGAGCCTAGGGttgcagggagagagggaccGGGCTGTGTGGACAGTGACTGGCTGGGGCAGGGCTGCGAGTGAAGAGACTGGACATTGTGAGGCTGTGGTCAGCTGAGCCCTCTCTGTACTGACCATCCAGTCTGCCTGTGGAGTGGAAACCAAAGCCCTGCAGAGTTGGGTGTAGAGTGCAGGTGCTGGGATGGGTGTAGAGAGAAACGCCCACAGACTAACAGTAGGGCTGTGTGATTTACATTTTCCAGTGTTATTGTCAATGTGCTGGCACAGTGTGGAGAGTCCAACAGAACAGGAATACATTAAACAGCTGTGCGACTGTGTGACAAGGGGTGTGCAGTCAGAACCCATATCAAGTATGAACAGTTGCTATGGTACAGGATGGGCCAGTGTCCAGGGGGACTGGTCAGTGTGGCCAATACAGTGTCCAGGGGGACTGGTCAGTGAAATGTCCAGGGGGACTGGTCAGTGTGGCCAGTGCAGTGTCCAGGGGGACTGGTCAGTGTCCATGAGATGGCACAGCCAGTCCAGCAGGTTGTCATCCATGGGCAGCTGGCCGGCGCAGGAGCAGGACAGAGTGGCCGGCCCGTCCTGCACAGCCTGGGGAGAGGAGACGCACTTGAGCACACCcctgcacagcacactacaggcAACACACCTATGCATTTCTGTGCACAGGTGATAGCCCAGTACAGATACCACTCTCAGACTCACTAGCCAGGGCGTACCTGTGGAGCAGGCCAGATGCTGTGCGCGGGTGGGAGGGCGGACGGGGAGGGC
This is a stretch of genomic DNA from Amia ocellicauda isolate fAmiCal2 chromosome 11, fAmiCal2.hap1, whole genome shotgun sequence. It encodes these proteins:
- the fam53c gene encoding protein FAM53C isoform X1 — encoded protein: MVTLITEQLQNQSLDDHAHRISHTLSLSVPDPSGHAVCWNTYGLMPDDSCWRSAPPQPSPLQDDPSFLPSPGNSLPLPAIPVASVTGGNDHNNNSTTSGATATARSLCVSTHCLPLPGNRNNNNHSGAGLASSSSTTDLSCLSNHRSPLPLPLLPPPPPPPPPPPPKRHCRSLSVPEDLSSCPPPLPPSLAWQPLGSKIWTPVKGRRGASCPLQGGVGAQRGQGAPPGAALYSPPFHSLALSSPDSPLPWGAPVWDTEGGVLGGRDGGGVAGAPHGCCCFFPSPPSTTSASSSPLFYAPFPLPPPAPSSLPSPSPSSSCRRRFSLSPVHIQEDASRLLQAPPPPPPPPLLYNPPPPSPSSARSTLPRPRSQSQPCYLHLRRPGVKRRRDADGQLHCALRPCLDFSKMAQTRSSEPLCCPGRGWGEGVCGCWGGACLSQEARQGQHTPSPEEGLRIGIETLSESEEEEEEEDEDEEEEDEERKSGSDGQLLGVFQRDCTELDLTLIEEN
- the fam53c gene encoding protein FAM53C isoform X2, encoding MPDDSCWRSAPPQPSPLQDDPSFLPSPGNSLPLPAIPVASVTGGNDHNNNSTTSGATATARSLCVSTHCLPLPGNRNNNNHSGAGLASSSSTTDLSCLSNHRSPLPLPLLPPPPPPPPPPPPKRHCRSLSVPEDLSSCPPPLPPSLAWQPLGSKIWTPVKGRRGASCPLQGGVGAQRGQGAPPGAALYSPPFHSLALSSPDSPLPWGAPVWDTEGGVLGGRDGGGVAGAPHGCCCFFPSPPSTTSASSSPLFYAPFPLPPPAPSSLPSPSPSSSCRRRFSLSPVHIQEDASRLLQAPPPPPPPPLLYNPPPPSPSSARSTLPRPRSQSQPCYLHLRRPGVKRRRDADGQLHCALRPCLDFSKMAQTRSSEPLCCPGRGWGEGVCGCWGGACLSQEARQGQHTPSPEEGLRIGIETLSESEEEEEEEDEDEEEEDEERKSGSDGQLLGVFQRDCTELDLTLIEEN